The Ruminococcus bovis genome includes a region encoding these proteins:
- the rfbC gene encoding dTDP-4-dehydrorhamnose 3,5-epimerase, with translation MGQIKVTKCPIEGLYIIEPAVHGDNRGYFMETYNQNDMHEAGLDMVFVQDNQSMSTKGVLRGLHFQKQYPQGKLVRAIKGRVFDVAVDLRSGSETYGKWYGVELTEENKKQFYISEGFAHGFLVLSDEAEFCYKVTDFYHPGDEGGLAWNDPEIGIEWPELEGNYDGTCEVGNYHLKDGTKLNLSDKDQKWLGLKDTFKF, from the coding sequence ATGGGACAGATTAAAGTAACAAAGTGTCCAATCGAAGGACTATATATTATTGAACCTGCAGTACATGGTGACAACCGTGGTTATTTTATGGAAACATATAACCAGAACGATATGCACGAAGCAGGTCTTGATATGGTATTTGTACAAGATAACCAAAGTATGAGTACAAAGGGTGTACTAAGGGGTCTTCACTTCCAAAAGCAGTACCCACAAGGTAAACTTGTAAGAGCTATTAAGGGTAGAGTTTTTGATGTGGCAGTTGACTTGCGTTCAGGTAGCGAAACATACGGTAAGTGGTATGGTGTTGAACTAACTGAAGAAAATAAAAAGCAGTTCTATATTTCAGAAGGTTTTGCTCATGGTTTCCTAGTTCTTAGTGATGAAGCAGAATTTTGTTACAAGGTTACCGACTTTTATCATCCGGGAGATGAAGGTGGTCTTGCTTGGAATGACCCTGAAATTGGTATTGAATGGCCTGAACTTGAAGGCAACTATGACGGTACTTGTGAAGTAGGTAATTATCACCTAAAAGACGGTACAAAGCTAAACCTAAGCGATAAAGACCAAAAGTGGTTAGGTTTAAAGGATACATTTAAGTTTTAA